Within Rhododendron vialii isolate Sample 1 chromosome 12a, ASM3025357v1, the genomic segment aacaaaaattgaaccgtattttttcaaaaagacttCGAGTTCCACttggaaaaagttattttaGTTTGCCTGGGGTTAAAATACTTTCGGCCTGACAgctaaaagaagaaaattattttttagagAATAATGGCAACACAACTTTAAGATGTTTTACTTTGAAGATTTGTGATCTCTCGCATTTAATGGATGTTTCAGATTATCAAGTAGATTATCAAGTATGTTCTCAGCCACACGAAAATTGACACTAATGCAATTAATGCAAGCAAACAAACAGCAATGGACATTCTACTTTTTGGACAGAAAAAAGGTACAGAACCAGAACGGGTAGACAAAGACATTCACGCCTTACTTCGAGAGTACCGTGCTAAAGGAGTTGAGGATGGTATCCTGATCGATCCTATGCAAAGAGCAGAGAAAAGGAACGGAATCGTAGTCGCTACCGTACTAATGGCAACCCTAGCCTTTCAAGTAGGGGTAGCCCCTCCGGGCGGCGTTTGGCAAGATGAAAAAGATGGTCCGCATGGACACAAAAGCGGAGAGGCCGTGATGGCTTCCAATTACCCGGTTTTGTACGAATTCTTCCGCTTTTTTAACATATTCGGCTTCACCGCGTCTCTGTGCACGCTCGTTTTGGTCATGACTGACTTGCCCTTCAAGACGGGGAGATATTCGCTGTTGACGTCTCTCACTAAGGGGGCGACAATCTCGTCCATTGCAATGGCGTATTTGATATCTCTCTTCGTGGTGTCGCCGGTACCGAATCTAGAAAGCGGGAGACACCGCCACGTGCACTCTCTCGTTGGTGCAATTTTAACTCTGTTTTTCTCTGCGTTAGGAGCTTTGTTATTGTTCTTGATAGCAAGAATTGTGGtcatgaaaaagagaagaaattggGCCGCCGCCAGCCTTACTAATCCAGCTTCAGTAAACGACGCTAATGTTTGATTTTGCTCTTCTTATTATTGGATGGATTTTCGTTAGCAATTAAATAATCATGCATTCCGGTGTTTAATTGGTGTCTTTATTAAATGTAAAGCTTTGCAAGTTGTAATAAAATTGGATTGTTATTTGTGAGTAATACTCCTTGTCTTTCCCTCATCATTCTATTGAAATGTATCGAATGCCCTCCTATAGATTTGGcattttcttttaccttttttttgagAGCGGAAAAGAGTTCTATTAATCTTAAATTAAGTATATCGATAGTTAACAAAGAGGCCAGAAAAAAAGCATCGACGATTAGAAGAGAACAATATTCCAATTAATATGGCACTCTCTCTCAAAGCTAATCACGTGCCATCTACACGCGTTATCAAATTAAAGGCGTTAATAAGAGTTCAACCACCCTAAAACTACTAAGAGTGAATCGCAATGTACATACACTACTAGAAAAATCGATAAACATCTCAGTCATCTAGTGTGGTCTTTCAGTTTTAATCTCTCATTTAAAACCATGGTCTATCAAAGTGTAACTAAAAGTCCCTTTATCTTTTAACCATAGGTATAAAACCGGGATTAAAATTCATTAAAATCGTGACTAAAAAGGAAAAACCCGTAATCTTCAACTTCTtaccatctcagtttttttctAAGACCGTGACTATTTAGCAAGAAATAatctcattattacaacatctCGGTTTTATTTGAAACCGTGATTGAATACCTTGGAGGAGTTTTTgtggaaaataaaaacaactaTTGGTGGCCGCATGACTAGAACACTTGTTGGGTGATTCAAGCACTCTTAACGAAGTACAATTTGTGTAGACTTTGCATACACAATTGTATTTAACGCATTTTTCAAATGAGATCTGTAAGTAACAATCACAGTTTTACAACAAATACTTCCAGCAGTGACCTTGGATCAGTCTAAATGCGATCTGTTGAAGTGGGTTTGGACCTCTGATGATTGTTTTTCAGTGAAATCAGTGTACAATAAATGGAAATTAACAGTCTGGAAATGCAAGAAATCTGGTATTGAAAGCAATCTGAAAAAATCTCAGCCTCCTAAGGTGGAGATTTTTGCGTGGATGGCACTTCAGGATAGAGTGACTACTAGATCTGTGCTTCAAAGTACAAACTTGATCCTTGAAGACAATTCAGTGCTTCGCCCGCTGTGTTCGATCTCTACATTTGGGAAAGCCCCAGCATCTCTTTTTACATTGTCAATTCTTGTGGGCTGTTTGGTctttgattttggattggtgacatgtgagttgggtgtgtcCTAAATCTTTGGTAGATCTTTTACTTGGTGGTTTGATAATAGAtttaaaaatttggaaaatcattTGTGGAAATCGACTTTCTTTTCTACAATTTGGTCGTTGTGCATGGTTGGTGAGGAATGACTATGTGTTCAATAATGCTTCGACAAGTGTAGGGCAAATAGGTGAGCTGATCAAAACCAGAGTCGCAATGTGGATTAAGGTGAAGCTCGATATTAAGATATACACCGTGAAGGAGTTTAATTAAGGGCTTCCTTAATGGAATTAGAAAGTTGAATGTGTAATATGTATCTGAGGAGTGGATCCATCCGAGTCTCGGTTTGATGTTCGTTTTcaatctttctctcttttttttcttttatctgaACTCATAAGCATTTGTTTGCTTTCAGTGTTCTCCCTCGATGTAACCTTTTGagttttataaaagtttcgtttgccaagcaaaaaaaaaacaatcacaaTTTTACCAAGTGAGATCTAAAATCATTAAGTAACAATCTCAATTTTTCCGaaacaatatatattttttcatatacaatctcaattttttaaaaatgaaatctattctttaagttctaatctttctttttaaattactgagattaaaacgAAAGGACATGCCCAAAATGACCCTTTGCAACAATTAAGGTAAACCTTTCAATTTCCTACTATTGTGGGAACTGTTATAAATACATGTATGGTTTTATACTTATACACATCCATTTATAAGTGGGGAGACTTAAATAATGATCCTCAAATCTCAGCCCatgtaagtatttattttggacTTTTTGAACAGTAATGCTTTTATCCTTCTAACGTGTGAATTACCCTTACTAACCTTTAGTATGATatatagtgtgtgtgtatattgaTTTCCGTATCCCTAAATTAAAGGGATCCAGTCAGTCCTGCAATTAAGTGGGAATTAGTAGGAGAATTCCTAAAGGAGTGTTGATTGTAAAAGGggtatgaaaatcattttttgtaAGATAACTACAAGTGTGCCTTTGTTTTTTATTACCATCGTTAATCGCATCTCTAGCCATGCTTTGATGTTGTATCTTCAATCCTAAGCAAATAGTAGAGAGAAGAAATGGAATTATGGTTGCTGTGTTGCGCCCCAGGGTCACTCACGCACACAATACATACTGATTTCAGAGGA encodes:
- the LOC131310302 gene encoding ankyrin repeat-containing protein At5g02620-like isoform X3, with translation MAERLNEAEINENPTSLHDENEYNLDRAMVKCFNWTPLHVAASRGQQELFQELLHRNPELAKALDSQQQSLLHLASANGHIEIVKALTQVRPEMCLARDRDGANPLHVAAMRGKVEVLDELFKANPHAARARVESGERETILHICVKYNQLPFLSKLLENYFKGKEFVNAKDNADNTILHVAVEDRRYEIIKYVLSHTKIDTNAINASKQTAMDILLFGQKKGTEPERVDKDIHALLREYRAKGVEDGILIDPMQRAEKRNGIVVATVLMATLAFQVGVAPPGGVWQDEKDGPHGHKSGEAVMASNYPVLYEFFRFFNIFGFTASLCTLVLVMTDLPFKTGRYSLLTSLTKGATISSIAMAYLISLFVVSPVPNLESGRHRHVHSLVGAILTLFFSALGALLLFLIARIVVMKKRRNWAAASLTNPASVNDANV